One window from the genome of Erwinia pyri encodes:
- a CDS encoding LysR family transcriptional regulator: protein MNEVIDLRFLLTIRECYSLLAASRKLGLTPSAVTQRLQQMERRLSIRLLDRSSRQLRFTDEGELLCLRGADLVEQFDALLEDLEERRHGFVGKLKVNAPFGFGRHHVAPAAAEFQRMHPEIEIALSLSEQPMVEVNDRFDVVVHIGQLRSSNMVAHVVAPNRRYVCASPEFIGRYGSPEHPEDLSALPCIALRENNEDVTRWSFSRSGKMLNVRIRPALSCNDGSAIRKWACDGHGIIMRSEWDVAESLANGTLVRLLPGWKLPDADIVALTHQREGLPARTTNFLRFLQSRFRPHPSWRE from the coding sequence ATGAATGAAGTTATTGACCTCCGATTTCTTCTCACGATCCGTGAATGTTACAGCTTGCTGGCGGCCTCGCGTAAGCTCGGTTTGACGCCTTCGGCTGTTACTCAACGGCTACAACAGATGGAACGGCGGCTGTCAATACGACTCCTCGACCGTTCGTCTCGTCAGCTTCGATTCACTGACGAGGGTGAGCTACTATGTCTTCGTGGCGCTGATCTCGTCGAGCAGTTCGATGCGCTCTTGGAGGATCTGGAAGAACGGCGACATGGCTTCGTCGGCAAGCTGAAAGTCAACGCTCCATTCGGGTTTGGGCGACATCATGTAGCGCCCGCGGCTGCAGAATTTCAGCGAATGCATCCCGAAATCGAAATTGCTCTCAGTCTGTCGGAGCAGCCCATGGTTGAGGTCAATGACCGGTTTGACGTTGTAGTTCATATTGGACAACTACGCTCATCGAATATGGTCGCCCATGTGGTTGCGCCCAATCGAAGGTATGTTTGCGCCTCACCCGAATTCATTGGGCGTTATGGGTCACCCGAACATCCGGAGGATTTGAGTGCCCTACCGTGTATCGCGCTACGTGAAAACAACGAGGATGTTACACGTTGGTCATTTAGCCGCTCAGGAAAGATGCTTAATGTCCGAATTCGTCCTGCATTAAGCTGTAACGATGGCAGTGCAATACGAAAATGGGCATGTGACGGTCACGGTATTATCATGCGCTCAGAGTGGGATGTTGCGGAGTCGTTGGCGAATGGCACTCTCGTGCGATTACTACCCGGCTGGAAGCTGCCAGACGCCGATATTGTCGCACTCACGCACCAGCGCGAAGGGTTGCCTGCCAGGACGACAAATTTCCTACGCTTTCTTCAATCTCGCTTCCGTCCGCACCCAAGTTGGCGGGAATAA
- a CDS encoding IS3 family transposase (programmed frameshift): MKKRFSDQQIISILREAEAGVSARELCRKHAISDATFYTWCKKFGGMEVPEVKRLKSPDEENARLKKLLAEAMLDKEALQVALGRKFLTTDQKREAVEAMCEATGLSQRRACRLAGLSLSTCRYSAQRLAADAQLSLRITELALERRRFGYRCIWQLLWREGLCVNHKRVYRIYHLNGLSVKRRRRRKGLATERLPLLRPDAPNLTWSMDFVMDALGNGRRIKCLTCVDDFTKECLTITTAFGITGVQVTRILDSIALFRGWPATIRTDQGPEFTCRALDQWAFEHGVELRLIPPGKPTQNGFIESFNGRFRDECLNEHWLNDVLHARKIINDWRQDYNESRPHSSLNYQTPAEFAAGWRNGKIEGNQTDITN; this comes from the exons ATGAAGAAGCGATTTTCCGACCAACAGATCATCAGTATTCTCCGCGAGGCCGAAGCCGGGGTTTCGGCCAGGGAACTCTGCCGCAAGCATGCTATTTCAGACGCTACCTTCTATACCTGGTGCAAGAAGTTTGGCGGTATGGAAGTGCCTGAGGTTAAACGTCTGAAGTCGCCTGATGAAGAGAACGCTCGCCTCAAGAAGCTGCTTGCTGAAGCCATGCTGGATAAGGAGGCGCTTCAGGTGGCTCTGGGCCGAAAGT TTCTGACGACAGACCAGAAGCGGGAAGCCGTAGAGGCCATGTGTGAGGCAACGGGTCTGTCGCAACGTCGAGCCTGCAGGCTGGCTGGTCTGTCCCTTTCAACCTGCCGCTATTCGGCTCAGCGCCTGGCTGCTGACGCACAGCTATCTCTACGTATCACAGAGCTGGCACTTGAACGCCGCCGCTTTGGTTACCGGTGTATCTGGCAGCTTCTGTGGCGTGAAGGTCTTTGCGTTAATCACAAGCGGGTTTACCGCATCTATCACCTTAATGGCCTGAGCGTAAAACGCAGACGGCGTCGTAAAGGGCTGGCGACTGAGCGGCTTCCACTGCTGCGCCCGGATGCGCCGAACCTGACCTGGTCGATGGATTTTGTCATGGATGCACTCGGCAACGGCCGCCGGATTAAGTGCCTTACCTGTGTGGATGATTTCACAAAGGAGTGCCTGACGATCACCACCGCATTCGGGATTACAGGCGTTCAGGTGACACGCATTCTGGACAGTATTGCACTGTTTCGTGGCTGGCCGGCGACGATAAGAACCGATCAAGGCCCGGAATTTACTTGTCGCGCGCTCGATCAATGGGCCTTTGAACATGGTGTTGAGTTGCGCTTAATTCCCCCGGGTAAGCCAACTCAGAACGGATTTATTGAGAGTTTCAACGGCCGCTTTCGGGATGAATGCCTGAATGAGCACTGGCTCAACGATGTTCTTCATGCCCGGAAAATCATTAATGACTGGCGGCAGGACTATAACGAGTCCAGACCTCATTCATCGTTGAATTATCAGACGCCGGCTGAATTTGCAGCAGGCTGGAGAAATGGAAAAATAGAAGGTAACCAAACCGATATTACTAACTGA
- the mazF gene encoding endoribonuclease MazF gives MVSRFVPESGDLIWIDLDPVAGHEQGRHRPAVVLSPFAYNNKVGLLLCVPCTTQEKGYPFEVKISGSREGVALTDQVTCVDWRTRKVTKKGTVTSAELAEIKAKAKALIN, from the coding sequence ATGGTATCGCGTTTTGTACCAGAATCAGGGGATCTTATCTGGATTGATTTAGATCCTGTGGCCGGGCATGAGCAGGGCAGACACCGCCCTGCAGTCGTGCTAAGCCCGTTCGCCTATAACAATAAAGTTGGTCTGCTGCTTTGTGTACCCTGTACCACACAGGAAAAAGGTTATCCATTCGAAGTGAAAATCTCAGGCAGTCGTGAGGGAGTTGCTCTGACAGATCAGGTTACCTGCGTCGACTGGCGTACCAGGAAAGTGACAAAAAAAGGAACGGTAACGAGTGCTGAGTTGGCAGAAATTAAGGCTAAAGCCAAAGCTCTTATCAATTAA
- a CDS encoding AbrB/MazE/SpoVT family DNA-binding domain-containing protein, with the protein MAQAIVKKWGNSPSVRLPVAIMQAASLNVDDAVDIEVENGRIIIVPAKVKEYSLDALLAGISTENLHEKAEFGATTGKELL; encoded by the coding sequence ATGGCCCAAGCAATCGTTAAAAAATGGGGTAACAGCCCTTCAGTACGTTTACCCGTTGCAATCATGCAGGCGGCATCTCTCAATGTTGATGATGCTGTTGACATTGAAGTGGAAAATGGCCGAATCATTATCGTTCCGGCAAAAGTAAAGGAATACTCACTCGATGCCCTTCTGGCGGGAATATCGACTGAAAATCTCCACGAAAAGGCAGAGTTTGGTGCAACCACAGGTAAGGAATTGCTCTGA
- a CDS encoding nucleoside deaminase yields MSNATDIKFLRMSNEVGKRAVALGKHPFGAVLVAPDRETVLLTQCNIDTVNHAESTLARIAASNFTAEFLWNCTLYTAVEPCCMCAGTLYWANIGRVVYGMSETRLLECTGNHEENPTMSVPASYIFEHGQKKIELIGPVYEVEEETLELQKAFWFHKQ; encoded by the coding sequence ATGAGTAACGCAACGGATATTAAATTCCTGAGAATGTCGAACGAAGTGGGAAAACGCGCTGTCGCCCTGGGTAAACATCCTTTCGGTGCGGTGCTGGTCGCCCCTGACAGGGAGACCGTACTTTTAACACAATGTAATATCGATACCGTTAACCATGCGGAATCAACACTTGCCCGAATAGCTGCAAGTAATTTTACGGCAGAGTTCCTTTGGAACTGCACGCTTTATACTGCGGTTGAACCCTGCTGTATGTGTGCCGGAACCCTCTACTGGGCAAATATTGGCCGTGTCGTATATGGAATGAGCGAAACGCGTCTCCTTGAGTGCACGGGCAATCATGAAGAAAATCCTACGATGAGTGTGCCCGCATCATATATTTTTGAGCATGGGCAGAAAAAAATCGAACTGATTGGGCCTGTTTATGAGGTTGAAGAGGAAACGCTGGAATTGCAGAAAGCCTTTTGGTTTCACAAACAATAA